A region of Notolabrus celidotus isolate fNotCel1 chromosome 4, fNotCel1.pri, whole genome shotgun sequence DNA encodes the following proteins:
- the LOC117811128 gene encoding trichohyalin-like: MENLDELLGEKREKKVPTYKKKELNPPEETSNKGVEKEIEVPTYKKKELSPPEETSNKEVEKEIEEEIEEEIEEEIEEEIEGEIEEEIEEEIEGEIEGEIEEEIEGEIEGEIEEISPKCELKKKAKDGHQQSQIQKEVCQSDQPLAFETAPDDLKREERSSSPQAPGDEQDEALALMQDMVCDMMQTIKQQKQRESELEATVTDLNDELQEQDEIVTNLTKALHQAKLNQDQEIESLILNFQTQQDENDDTHKLNETLSSENRGLKTKQEELQEQSVKAYEEIQFLQGTIENLQREIGDKDKASSSAKDEVHQLSSDLKKEQAKTSSLQRDLEAAVCQQRKQEEEPERLACENKRLQGELQAALKEIQRNVKNEKKQRFKEETLTDKVDDLLKSQKELQLCKTQQSHQIHELTAELESNKTTIEKLTSDLEESLIQQKQKNTQLKPSLQEKEEIESLCLNIQNLQSEAEHKDITISVLRKKNHQLASDLHEEQAKNSSHQRDHEAAVCHQRKQEEEPERLACENKRLQGELQAALKEIQRNVKNEKKQRFKEETLTDKVDDLLKSQKELQLCKTQQSHQIHELTAELESNKITIEKLTSDLEESLIQQKQKNTQLKPSLQETEEIESLCLNIQNLQSQAEHKDVTISVLRKKNHQLASDLHEEQAKNSSHQRDHEAAVCHQRKQEEEPERLACENKRLQGELQAALKEIQRNVKNEKKQRFKEETLTDKVDDLLKSQKELQLCKTQQSHQIHELTAELESNKTTIEKLTSDLEESLIQQKQKNTQLKPSLQEKEEIESLCLNIQNLQGQAEHKDVTISVLREKIHQLASDLYEEQAKNSSHQRDHEAAVFQNQKLSSEVGRLQAEVQANALLQLINNQYKANEAECDRQVAELQDALREERRRKSELQRRLNERNLDLERESTSRRKENIKSQIEKQKLVDTLQEAELSNTLYSRQQTELYDGQKNYNLLNDNPKLYNEQGCLQLGYYNPSSTSDPRPGSFYTYRVPIPHIPSIQTPPTCYPKTNTPRAPVNFHNKYI; this comes from the coding sequence ATGGAGAACCTTGATGAGTTGTtgggagaaaagagggagaagaaggtGCCAACCTACAAAAAGAAGGAGCTCAATCCTCCAGAGGAGACCTCAAATAAAGGGGTGGAGAAAGAGATAGAGGTGCCAACCTACAAAAAGAAGGAGCTCAGTCCTCCAGAAGAGACCTCAAATAAAGAGGTGGAGAAAGAGATAGAGGAGGAGATAGAGGAGGAGATAGAGGAGGAGATAGAGGAGGAGATAGAGGGGGAGATAGAGGAGGAGATAGAGGAGGAGATAGAGGGGGAGATAGAGGGGGAGATAGAGGAGGAGATAGAGGGGGAGATAGAGGGGGAGATAGAGGAAATAAGCCCCAAGTGTGAACTTAAGAAGAAAGCCAAAGATGGGCACCAGCAGTCTCAGATCCAGAAAGAGGTCTGTCAGTCAGACCAGCCTCTGGCTTTTGAAACTGCTCCAGACGACCTGAAAAGGGAGGAAAGATCAAGCTCTCCGCAAGCTCCAGGGGACGAGCAAGATGAAGCGCTTGCGCTCATGCAGGATATGGTGTGTGATATGATGCAGACTATTAAACAGCAGAAGCAGCGTGAATCTGAGCTTGAAGCAACAGTTACTGATTTGAACGATGAGCTTCAAGAGCAAGACGAGATTGTGACCAATCTCACGAAAGCCCTTCATCAAGCAAAACTGAATCAAGACCAGGAGATTGAATCCCTGATTCTCAACTTTCAGACACAACAGGATGAAAACGATGACACACATAAGTTGAACGAAACACTGTCCTCTGAGAACAGAGGTTTGAAGACCAAGcaagaggagctgcaggagcaaaGTGTGAAAGCATACGAGGAGATTCAATTCCTGCAAGGCACTATTGAAAATCTTCAAAGGGAGATTGGAGACAAAGACAAAGCGTCTTCTTCAGCAAAGGACGAAGTCCACCAGTTGTCCTCAGACCTGAAGAAAGAACAAGCTAAAACCAGCTCTCTCCAGAGGGACCTTGAGGCCGCTGTGTGCCAGCAGCGAAAGCAAGAAGAAGAACCGGAGCGTCTGGCCTGTGAAAACAAACGGCTGCAGGGTGAACTTCAAGCTGCCCTGAAAGAGATCCAGCGgaatgtaaaaaatgaaaagaaacaaaggttTAAGGAGGAAACTCTCACAGACAAAGTGGATGATCTGTTGAAGTCACAGAAAGAGCTTCAGCTGtgcaaaacacagcagagtcatCAAATCCATGAACTGACAGCTGAGCTTGAGAGCAACAAGACCACAATAGAGAAACTCACGAGTGATCTGGAGGAGAGCCTCATtcagcagaaacagaagaacACACAGCTGAAGCCAAGTCTGCAGGAGAAAGAGGAAATTGAGTCATTGTGCCTCAATATTCAGAACCTACAGAGCGAAGCTGAGCACAAAGACATCACAATCTCTGTGCTGCGGAAGAAAAACCACCAGCTGGCTTCAGACCTCCATGAGGAACAAGCTAAAAACAGTTCCCACCAGAGAGACCATGAGGCCGCTGTGTGCCATCAGCGAAAGCAAGAAGAAGAACCGGAGCGTCTGGCCTGTGAAAACAAACGGCTACAGGGTGAACTTCAAGCTGCCCTGAAAGAGATCCAGCGcaatgtaaaaaatgaaaagaaacaaaggttTAAGGAGGAAACTCTCACAGACAAAGTGGATGATCTGTTGAAGTCACAGAAAGAGCTTCAGCTGtgcaaaacacagcagagtcatCAAATCCATGAACTGACAGCTGAGCTTGAGAGCAACAAGATCACAATAGAGAAACTCACGAGTGATCTGGAGGAGAGCCTCATtcagcagaaacagaagaacACACAGCTGAAGCCAAgtctgcaggagacagaggaaaTTGAGTCATTGTGCCTCAATATTCAGAACCTACAGAGCCAAGCTGAGCACAAAGACGTCACGATCTCTGTGCTGCGGAAGAAAAACCACCAGCTGGCTTCAGACCTCCATGAGGAACAAGCTAAAAACAGTTCCCACCAGAGAGACCATGAGGCCGCTGTGTGCCATCAGCGAAAGCAAGAAGAAGAACCGGAGCGTCTGGCCTGTGAGAACAAACGGCTACAGGGTGAACTTCAAGCTGCCCTGAAAGAGATCCAGCGcaatgtaaaaaatgaaaagaaacaaaggttTAAGGAGGAAACTCTCACAGACAAAGTGGATGATCTGTTGAAGTCACAGAAAGAGCTTCAGCTGtgcaaaacacagcagagtcatCAAATCCATGAACTGACAGCTGAGCTTGAGAGCAACAAGACCACAATAGAGAAACTCACGAGTGATCTGGAGGAGAGCCTCATtcagcagaaacagaagaacACACAGCTGAAGCCAAGTCTGCAGGAGAAAGAGGAAATTGAGTCATTGTGCCTCAATATTCAGAACCTACAGGGCCAAGCTGAGCACAAAGACGTCACGATCTCTGTGCTGCGGGAGAAAATCCACCAGCTGGCTTCAGACCTCTATGAGGAACAAGCTAAAAACAGTTCCCACCAGAGAGACCATGAGGCCGCTGTCTTCCAGAACCAAAAACTGTCTTCTGAGGTGGgcaggctgcaggctgaagtccaGGCCAACGCTCTGCTCCAGCTCATCAACAACCAATACAAGGCTAACGAGGCAGAGTGCGACAGACAAGTAGCAGAGCTCCAAGATgctctcagagaggagaggagaaggaagtcTGAGCTGCAGCGCAGACTCAATGAAAGGAACTTGGATCTGGAGAGAGAAAGCACCTCCAGGAGGAAAGAGAACATAAAGAGCCAGATAGAGAAGCAAAAATTAGTCGACACTCTTCAGGAAGCTGAGCTGAGTAACACCTTGTACTCAAGACAACAGACGGAGTTATACGACGGCCAGAAGAACTATAACCTTCTCAACGACAATCCCAAGCTGTATAACGAACAAGGCTGCTTGCAGTTAGGATATTACAATCCCAGCAGCACCAGTGACCCAAGACCAGGATCCTTTTATACATACAGAGTCCCCATTCCCCATATCCCTTCAATCCAAACTCCCCCAACATGTTaccccaaaacaaacacaccacgAGCACCAGTTAATTTCcacaacaaatacatttaa